In Methylotenera mobilis JLW8, the following are encoded in one genomic region:
- a CDS encoding DUF934 domain-containing protein, whose amino-acid sequence MSDYSKNLICNGQLTVNEVQCFDVSNDAALLVPPDDASWMVTLDTWIAQQSLLEGRQFPVAVLIASDVDFDSGISHQVQALCQADIAFIAIDFPSYTDGRGYSLAQLLRNVYQWSGELRAVGDVMIDTVYYQARCGFDSFLIKPGHDAQLALAALHTFSDTYQKSYRQPLRSRP is encoded by the coding sequence ATGTCTGACTATAGCAAAAACCTGATTTGTAATGGTCAGCTTACCGTGAATGAGGTGCAGTGCTTCGATGTGAGTAACGATGCTGCATTGCTGGTTCCGCCTGATGATGCAAGCTGGATGGTGACATTGGATACTTGGATAGCGCAACAGTCGTTATTGGAGGGTCGGCAGTTTCCAGTAGCCGTGCTCATTGCCTCCGATGTGGATTTTGATAGCGGTATTAGTCATCAGGTACAGGCCTTATGTCAGGCCGATATTGCGTTTATTGCCATAGATTTCCCAAGCTACACCGATGGTAGAGGCTACTCACTGGCGCAATTGTTAAGAAATGTCTACCAATGGTCTGGTGAGCTAAGGGCTGTGGGCGACGTGATGATTGATACCGTGTACTACCAAGCTAGATGCGGGTTTGATAGCTTTCTGATTAAGCCGGGGCATGATGCTCAGCTGGCGTTAGCTGCCTTGCATACGTTTAGTGATACCTACCAAAAGTCTTATCGACAGCCGCTTAGGAGCAGACCTTAA